The following are from one region of the bacterium genome:
- a CDS encoding PAS domain S-box protein → MPLPRRIYLLPLTFFLAGSLGTVFLFLRIERVEQTRIVLENRLLAEQVGRRLETFIDDRAGLLSHLADRQFRSADDVRRRFAERAGQLVGRYPSFQAINWVRPSGEIAVVVPDSTNPGVLGRNLNEHPDPAVQTAIQLAAAQDGPLRTPLIQLLQGGKGFAIYQQLTDLAGRPLGLVNGVFRIEPLVDACLPDSTLRRRVSFELIEGQTGLAYRHLGDPEPPDGTWLVDVPVRVVDREMTLHLSPTASHLASASTPADEILAVLGVLLVAGLAYLLHLLLRRQEALRASQARYRLLVENQQDLVVQLDRDGCFQYVSPSLCAAAGRPEKELLGTSFLDLVQEEDRERTAGVLARLVRPPYHAYDEHRSLTVDGNAWQAWSLKAVRDNDGLVQAVTAVGRDITRRRVLEEQLVVSRKLQAVGQLAGGIAHDFNNLLQAMLGNLQFVVQDTNPTGQTAEDLQEIERGIERAMTLTRQLLAFSQRQRTLPQRQDLRRLLENVVRESGPRLPDGVTLDLALPNGELPVAVDPHQVEQVFRNLLDNAREAVGRRGSITVAARRCELDESDCADTPHLAPGPFVAVEVRDDGPGMAPETASRVFEPFFTTKAVGAGTGLGLAAAIGIASRHEGTIRVASAPGAGAVFTVLLPSAVRDEGTTETTGTAQTDVAGADATILVVEDEPSVRELAARALRRVGYEVLTAADGREAVAVFGTRPATIDLVLLDMVMPHMGGRETCAALRAIRADVPVLFASGFDPGALREEQEVGPDDEILAKPYGIPELLTHVRRVLARASA, encoded by the coding sequence GTGCCTTTGCCCCGACGGATCTACCTGCTGCCCCTCACGTTCTTCCTGGCCGGATCGCTCGGAACGGTGTTCCTCTTCCTCCGCATCGAACGGGTCGAGCAGACCCGCATCGTCCTCGAGAACCGGCTCCTGGCCGAACAGGTGGGCCGGCGTCTCGAGACCTTCATCGACGACCGCGCGGGCCTGCTCTCGCATCTCGCCGACCGGCAGTTCCGCAGCGCGGACGACGTCCGGCGCCGTTTCGCCGAGCGGGCCGGCCAGCTCGTCGGCCGGTACCCGTCGTTCCAGGCCATCAATTGGGTGCGGCCGTCCGGGGAGATCGCCGTCGTGGTGCCCGACTCGACGAATCCCGGCGTGCTGGGGCGCAACCTCAACGAGCATCCCGACCCCGCCGTCCAGACGGCGATCCAGCTCGCTGCCGCCCAGGACGGGCCCCTGCGGACGCCGCTGATCCAACTGCTGCAGGGCGGCAAGGGCTTTGCCATCTACCAGCAGCTGACAGACCTCGCGGGCCGCCCCCTGGGGCTCGTGAACGGCGTCTTCCGCATCGAACCCCTGGTCGACGCGTGCCTGCCCGACTCCACGCTTCGCCGCCGCGTTTCGTTCGAACTGATCGAAGGGCAGACGGGACTGGCCTACCGCCACCTGGGCGACCCGGAACCTCCGGACGGGACGTGGCTCGTCGACGTGCCCGTGCGCGTGGTCGACCGGGAGATGACCCTGCACCTGAGCCCGACGGCGAGCCATCTGGCCTCGGCCTCGACGCCGGCCGACGAGATCCTCGCCGTCCTGGGCGTGCTGCTCGTGGCCGGTCTGGCGTACCTGCTGCACCTGCTCCTGCGCCGCCAGGAAGCGCTCCGGGCCAGCCAGGCGCGGTACCGGCTGCTCGTGGAGAACCAGCAGGATCTGGTGGTGCAGCTCGACCGGGACGGATGCTTCCAGTACGTCAGCCCGAGTCTTTGCGCCGCCGCCGGACGACCCGAGAAGGAGCTGCTCGGCACGAGCTTCCTCGACCTCGTGCAGGAGGAGGACCGTGAACGGACGGCCGGGGTCCTCGCCCGGCTGGTGCGGCCGCCCTACCATGCCTACGACGAGCACCGGTCCCTGACCGTCGACGGGAACGCCTGGCAGGCCTGGTCCCTCAAGGCGGTGCGCGACAACGACGGCCTCGTGCAGGCCGTCACCGCGGTGGGCCGCGACATCACGCGGCGCCGGGTCCTCGAGGAGCAGCTCGTCGTGTCGCGCAAGCTGCAGGCGGTGGGCCAGTTGGCCGGCGGCATCGCCCACGATTTCAACAACCTGCTGCAGGCCATGCTGGGCAACCTGCAGTTCGTGGTGCAGGACACGAACCCCACCGGCCAGACGGCCGAGGACCTGCAGGAGATCGAGCGCGGCATCGAGCGCGCCATGACCCTCACGCGCCAGCTGCTCGCCTTCAGCCAGCGCCAGCGCACGCTCCCGCAGCGGCAGGACCTGCGCCGGCTGCTCGAGAACGTCGTGCGGGAATCCGGGCCCCGCCTGCCGGACGGCGTCACCCTCGACCTCGCGCTGCCGAACGGGGAACTGCCCGTGGCCGTCGACCCCCACCAGGTGGAGCAGGTCTTCCGCAACCTGCTCGACAACGCACGCGAGGCGGTGGGCCGGCGGGGCTCGATCACGGTCGCCGCGCGGCGGTGCGAACTCGACGAGTCCGACTGCGCCGACACCCCCCACCTCGCGCCCGGACCGTTCGTCGCCGTCGAGGTGCGCGACGACGGCCCCGGCATGGCTCCCGAGACGGCGTCGCGGGTGTTCGAACCCTTCTTCACCACCAAGGCGGTGGGGGCCGGCACCGGCCTCGGCCTCGCGGCCGCCATCGGGATCGCGTCCCGCCACGAGGGAACGATCCGTGTGGCCAGCGCACCGGGCGCCGGCGCCGTCTTCACGGTGCTCCTGCCGTCGGCCGTCCGGGACGAGGGGACAACGGAGACGACGGGCACCGCGCAGACGGACGTCGCCGGCGCGGACGCCACGATCCTCGTCGTCGAGGACGAGCCGAGCGTCCGGGAACTGGCGGCGCGGGCACTGCGCCGCGTGGGCTACGAGGTGCTCACGGCCGCGGACGGGCGGGAGGCCGTCGCCGTGTTCGGCACGCGGCCGGCGACCATCGATCTCGTGCTGCTCGACATGGTGATGCCGCACATGGGCGGACGGGAGACGTGCGCGGCGCTCCGGGCGATCCGGGCCGACGTGCCGGTGCTGTTCGCCTCCGGCTTCGACCCCGGCGCCCTGCGCGAAGAACAGGAAGTCGGCCCGGACGACGAAATCCTCGCCAAACCGTACGGCATTCCGGAGCTGCTGACCCACGTGCGCCGGGT
- the trxA gene encoding thioredoxin: MANVLEITNDNFDAEVINADVPVLVDFWAPWCGPCKMIGPIIEELAGDFDGKAKVGKVNVDNNQELAAKFGIRGIPTVMLFKGGNAVNSFVGLKSKEDLAEAMNDAL; the protein is encoded by the coding sequence ATGGCGAACGTGCTCGAGATCACCAACGACAACTTCGACGCCGAGGTCATCAACGCCGACGTGCCCGTGCTCGTCGACTTCTGGGCCCCCTGGTGCGGCCCCTGCAAGATGATCGGCCCGATCATCGAGGAGCTCGCCGGCGACTTCGACGGCAAGGCGAAGGTCGGCAAGGTCAACGTCGACAACAACCAGGAGCTGGCCGCCAAGTTCGGCATCCGCGGCATTCCCACGGTGATGCTGTTCAAGGGCGGCAACGCGGTGAACAGCTTCGTCGGCCTCAAGAGCAAGGAAGACCTGGCCGAGGCCATGAACGACGCCCTGTAG
- a CDS encoding sigma 54-interacting transcriptional regulator: MPSRPTPSVSIEHFLGRLPGHAIIEIISALNEGVIALDPDLRIVAMNPTAERMLDRDAAALIGAPVCEFFGDPSCPRDLLAETLRSGDSIIDFQTTISFGDDRRGDVLLRSVPVTGREGRPLGIVLILGDVTEVTDLRKRVDRQFRLGDIVGRDRKMRELFDLITDVGDSEATVLIRGESGTGKELVARAVHRASRRRGGPFVQVNCSALSEHLLESELFGHVRGAYTGAVGDRRGRFEEAHGGTIFLDEIGDVSPVVQVKLLRVLQERTIERVGDNRPIPVDVRVVSATNRDLDALLATGRLREDFYYRIKVISLHIPPLRDRREDIPLLVSHFAASIARREHLAEIPAIGGEAMTALMRHAWPGNVRELENALEHALVLSRGRTVLPAHLPPEVGAPAGTGPRGLGAVPRHSDAERDVLAAALRETGWNRSRAARRLGIDRTTLWRKIREYGLEPDA; the protein is encoded by the coding sequence ATGCCGTCCCGACCGACCCCCTCGGTGTCCATCGAGCACTTTCTCGGTCGCCTGCCCGGGCACGCGATCATCGAGATCATCTCGGCCCTGAACGAGGGCGTCATCGCGCTGGACCCGGACCTCCGCATCGTGGCCATGAACCCCACGGCCGAGCGCATGCTCGACCGCGACGCGGCGGCGCTCATCGGGGCCCCGGTGTGCGAGTTCTTCGGCGACCCCTCGTGCCCGCGCGACCTGCTGGCCGAGACCCTGCGTTCGGGCGACTCGATCATCGACTTCCAGACGACGATCAGCTTCGGCGACGACCGGCGCGGCGACGTGCTCCTGCGCTCGGTGCCGGTCACGGGCCGGGAGGGACGTCCGCTCGGCATCGTGCTGATCCTCGGCGACGTGACCGAGGTGACCGACCTGCGCAAGCGGGTCGACCGGCAGTTCCGGCTCGGCGACATCGTGGGGCGCGACCGCAAGATGCGCGAACTCTTCGACCTGATCACCGACGTGGGCGACAGCGAGGCCACCGTGCTGATCCGGGGCGAGAGCGGCACGGGCAAGGAACTCGTGGCGCGGGCCGTGCACCGGGCCAGTCGGCGGCGCGGCGGCCCGTTCGTCCAGGTGAACTGCTCGGCCCTCTCGGAGCACCTGCTCGAGTCCGAGCTCTTCGGTCACGTGCGCGGGGCCTACACCGGGGCGGTGGGCGACCGGCGCGGCCGCTTCGAAGAGGCCCACGGCGGCACGATCTTCCTCGACGAGATCGGCGACGTCAGCCCGGTCGTGCAGGTGAAGCTGCTGCGCGTGCTGCAGGAGCGCACCATCGAGCGCGTGGGGGACAACCGCCCGATCCCGGTGGACGTGCGCGTGGTGTCGGCCACCAACCGCGACCTCGACGCCCTGCTCGCCACCGGTCGCCTGCGCGAGGATTTCTACTACCGCATCAAGGTCATCAGTCTCCATATTCCCCCCCTGCGGGACCGGCGCGAGGACATCCCGCTGCTGGTGTCCCACTTCGCCGCGTCCATCGCCCGGCGCGAGCACCTGGCCGAGATCCCGGCCATCGGCGGCGAGGCCATGACGGCGCTCATGCGCCATGCCTGGCCCGGCAACGTGCGCGAGCTGGAGAACGCGCTGGAGCACGCCCTCGTGCTCAGCCGGGGCCGGACGGTGCTGCCGGCCCACCTGCCGCCCGAAGTGGGCGCGCCGGCCGGGACCGGGCCGCGGGGCCTGGGCGCCGTGCCCCGCCACAGCGACGCCGAGCGCGACGTGCTGGCGGCGGCCCTGCGCGAGACGGGCTGGAACCGCAGTCGGGCGGCCCGCCGCCTGGGCATCGACCGCACCACCCTGTGGCGCAAGATCCGCGAATACGGCCTCGAGCCGGACGCCTGA
- the pepT gene encoding peptidase T, with translation MLERKTDSRFPTLVERFVRYAKVHTTSVEDAETYPSSERQFDLARILVDELHAVGLGNATVDDHCYVTATLPASPGCEKVPPIAFIAHMDTYPEVSGENVVPTFHENYRGGDIELPHNGKRIVAAENAYLQQCIGETIITADGTTLLGADDKAGIAEIMEALTRMHENPDWKHGPVKVLFTPDEEVGAGVKHFDVAGFGALVAYTMDGGKRGEIEDETFCADSAIVTFVGRDIHPGYAKDKMIPSVKVAGDFVAGLPREGAPETTEGKQGYIHPISIKGNTSETEVHLLIRDFELDGLKPKAEMIAAHAQAACDRWPGSSYRMEIKEYYRNMKYDLAKEPRAMEYALEAVRRTGLEPVRGSIRGGTDGATLTAKGLPTPNIFTGEQDFHGYGEWICVKDMELATETLCHLVAIWCEREA, from the coding sequence ATGCTCGAGCGCAAGACCGATTCCCGTTTCCCGACCCTCGTCGAACGCTTCGTCAGGTACGCCAAGGTGCACACCACCAGCGTCGAGGACGCGGAGACCTACCCGAGCAGCGAGCGCCAGTTCGATCTGGCCCGCATCCTCGTCGACGAGCTGCATGCGGTCGGCCTGGGCAACGCCACCGTCGACGACCACTGCTACGTGACGGCGACCCTGCCGGCGAGCCCGGGCTGCGAGAAGGTGCCGCCCATCGCCTTCATCGCCCACATGGACACCTACCCCGAGGTGAGCGGCGAGAACGTCGTGCCCACCTTCCACGAGAACTACCGGGGCGGGGACATCGAACTGCCGCACAACGGCAAGAGGATCGTCGCGGCCGAGAATGCCTACCTGCAGCAATGCATCGGCGAGACCATCATCACGGCCGACGGCACCACCCTCCTGGGCGCCGACGACAAGGCCGGCATCGCCGAGATCATGGAGGCCCTGACCCGCATGCACGAGAATCCGGACTGGAAGCACGGCCCGGTGAAGGTGCTCTTCACACCCGACGAGGAGGTCGGGGCCGGGGTGAAGCACTTCGACGTGGCCGGGTTCGGCGCCCTGGTGGCCTACACCATGGACGGCGGCAAGCGCGGCGAGATCGAGGACGAGACCTTCTGCGCCGACAGCGCCATCGTCACCTTCGTGGGCCGCGACATCCACCCCGGCTACGCCAAGGACAAGATGATCCCCTCGGTGAAGGTCGCCGGCGACTTCGTGGCCGGCCTGCCCCGCGAGGGCGCGCCGGAGACCACCGAGGGCAAGCAGGGCTACATCCACCCCATCTCCATCAAGGGCAACACCAGCGAGACCGAGGTGCACCTGCTGATCCGCGACTTCGAACTCGACGGCCTGAAGCCCAAGGCCGAGATGATCGCCGCCCACGCCCAGGCCGCCTGCGACAGGTGGCCCGGCTCGTCGTACCGCATGGAGATCAAGGAGTACTACCGCAACATGAAGTACGACCTGGCCAAGGAGCCGCGCGCCATGGAATACGCCCTCGAGGCGGTCAGGCGCACGGGCCTGGAGCCGGTGCGCGGCAGCATCCGCGGTGGCACCGACGGCGCCACCCTCACGGCCAAGGGCCTGCCCACGCCCAACATCTTCACCGGCGAGCAGGACTTCCACGGCTACGGCGAGTGGATCTGCGTCAAGGACATGGAACTGGCCACCGAGACGCTCTGCCACCTCGTCGCCATCTGGTGCGAGAGGGAGGCGTAG
- a CDS encoding alkaline phosphatase family protein: MARHTFLFFVDGCGWGETDAAVNPQHDYPGELFRLPRRPPAGTAPVPIARGGWARPLDAVLGVPGVPQSATGQTTLLSGVSGQGALGKHLTGFPNETLRAILLEHSVLKGFTDAGLRARFLNAYRPRFRELSREKQLTLSATTVANLAADLPFFDLDDVTAGRSIYQEMTNAELIARGFAVAPLTPVAAGRIAAASVREHDFLLYEYFQSDKAGHSGERERVVAELTRLDAFLGAVLDELAGDLARDTLVLLCSDHGNLEDASTRRHTTNPVPLLAWGAGAAEFVAPLARLDEVTPAILARHGVRRG, encoded by the coding sequence ATGGCCAGGCACACCTTCCTCTTCTTCGTCGACGGCTGCGGCTGGGGCGAGACGGACGCGGCCGTCAATCCGCAGCACGACTACCCCGGCGAGCTGTTCCGCCTGCCGCGGCGACCGCCCGCGGGAACCGCCCCGGTGCCCATCGCCCGGGGCGGCTGGGCGCGCCCCCTCGATGCCGTGCTCGGGGTTCCCGGCGTGCCCCAGAGCGCCACGGGCCAGACGACCCTGCTGTCCGGCGTGTCGGGGCAGGGCGCCCTGGGCAAGCACCTGACGGGGTTCCCCAACGAGACCCTGCGCGCGATCCTGCTGGAACACTCCGTTCTCAAGGGATTCACCGACGCCGGACTGCGGGCCCGCTTCCTCAACGCCTACCGGCCCCGTTTCCGGGAGCTGTCCCGGGAAAAGCAGCTCACCCTCTCGGCCACGACGGTGGCCAACCTCGCCGCCGACCTGCCCTTCTTCGATCTCGACGACGTGACCGCCGGCCGCTCGATCTACCAGGAGATGACCAACGCCGAGCTCATCGCACGGGGCTTCGCCGTCGCGCCGCTGACCCCGGTCGCCGCCGGGCGCATCGCCGCGGCGTCCGTGCGCGAGCACGATTTCCTGCTCTACGAGTACTTCCAGTCGGACAAGGCGGGACATTCGGGCGAGCGGGAGCGGGTGGTGGCGGAACTGACGCGGCTCGATGCCTTTCTCGGCGCCGTGCTCGACGAGCTGGCCGGGGATCTGGCCCGCGACACCCTCGTGCTGCTGTGCAGCGATCACGGCAACCTGGAGGACGCTTCGACCCGCCGCCACACCACGAATCCGGTGCCGCTGCTGGCCTGGGGGGCGGGGGCGGCGGAGTTCGTGGCGCCCCTGGCGCGGCTCGACGAGGTGACGCCGGCGATCCTGGCCCGGCACGGGGTGCGGCGGGGGTGA
- a CDS encoding SPFH domain-containing protein, translated as MHSERKATTASGWGMLGLGLFVMAVSIWMFIAGVGGKDLAVLFGGVFLLLVSFVMLSGLFVVNPNEAVALLLFGAYKGTTRENGLRYANPFFRKIKISLKARNLNGERLKVNDSVGNPIEIAAVVVWKVANTAEALFDVDDYEHYVHVQSESAVRHLAGAYPYDGDDAELTLRGTTDEIGEHLQKELQERLDKAGVKVIEARLSHLAYAPEIAHAMLQRQQASAVVAARTKIVEGAVGMVEMALAELGEKGLADFDDDRKAVMISNLLVVLCSEHAAQPVVNTGTLHQ; from the coding sequence ATGCACAGTGAACGCAAGGCGACGACCGCATCGGGCTGGGGCATGCTCGGCCTCGGCCTGTTCGTCATGGCCGTTTCGATCTGGATGTTCATCGCCGGGGTCGGCGGCAAGGACCTCGCCGTGCTCTTCGGCGGCGTCTTCCTGCTCCTGGTCTCGTTCGTGATGCTCTCGGGGCTCTTCGTGGTGAACCCGAACGAGGCGGTGGCGCTGCTGCTCTTCGGGGCGTACAAGGGCACCACACGCGAGAACGGGCTGCGCTACGCCAACCCCTTCTTCCGCAAGATCAAGATCAGCCTCAAGGCGCGGAACCTGAACGGCGAGCGGCTGAAGGTGAACGACTCGGTGGGCAACCCCATCGAGATCGCGGCGGTGGTCGTCTGGAAGGTCGCCAACACGGCCGAGGCGCTGTTCGACGTCGACGACTACGAGCACTACGTGCACGTGCAGAGCGAGTCGGCGGTGCGGCATCTGGCCGGGGCCTACCCCTACGACGGCGACGACGCCGAGCTCACCCTGCGCGGCACGACCGACGAGATCGGCGAGCACCTGCAGAAGGAGCTCCAGGAGCGGCTGGACAAGGCCGGCGTGAAGGTGATCGAGGCGCGGCTGAGCCATCTGGCCTACGCGCCGGAGATCGCCCACGCCATGCTGCAGCGGCAGCAGGCCAGCGCCGTGGTGGCCGCGCGGACGAAGATCGTCGAGGGCGCCGTGGGCATGGTCGAGATGGCCCTCGCCGAACTGGGCGAGAAGGGTCTGGCCGACTTCGACGACGACCGCAAGGCCGTCATGATCAGCAACCTGCTGGTGGTGCTCTGCAGCGAGCACGCGGCCCAACCGGTCGTCAATACGGGCACGCTGCACCAGTAG
- a CDS encoding sulfatase-like hydrolase/transferase produces MAGFFDGVKRIFGGDGPLNNVFFIVFDSCRFDAYQAAKTPNMDRIGKAEKRYSYASWTSPSHFTFLMGMVPHLSPKGVFASNVYRDEFALWSQRLNIKDVEFGKFVPQLSLPHFLRSQGFRTEGVVSLPVLNPMTAMSQHFDRYELAPSHNDLSLILDGGDGFAGMNPTKDRPTFHFINTGETHYPYLLPGETADDLPHISGVHGVFKGLDDFLKNPSEFIKDRKEDEFFTPEQFRAFYEKQIACVEHLDGVVGKLMDRCPDNTYFMIMSDHGELFGEEGYFGHGPIFHEKVFEVFFLEGRLP; encoded by the coding sequence ATGGCTGGCTTCTTCGACGGCGTCAAACGCATCTTCGGCGGCGACGGTCCGCTGAACAACGTCTTCTTCATCGTGTTCGACAGCTGCCGCTTCGACGCCTACCAGGCTGCCAAGACGCCCAACATGGACCGCATCGGCAAAGCCGAGAAGCGCTACAGCTACGCCAGCTGGACCAGCCCCAGCCACTTCACGTTCCTGATGGGCATGGTGCCGCACCTGAGCCCCAAGGGCGTCTTCGCCTCGAACGTGTACCGGGACGAGTTCGCGCTGTGGTCGCAGCGGCTGAACATCAAGGACGTGGAGTTCGGCAAGTTCGTGCCCCAGCTCTCGCTGCCCCACTTCCTGCGCAGCCAGGGCTTCCGCACCGAGGGCGTCGTCAGCCTGCCCGTGCTGAACCCCATGACGGCCATGAGCCAGCACTTCGACCGCTACGAGCTGGCGCCCAGCCACAACGACCTGTCGCTCATCCTCGACGGCGGCGACGGCTTCGCCGGCATGAACCCCACGAAGGACCGCCCCACCTTCCATTTCATCAACACGGGCGAGACCCACTACCCGTATCTGCTGCCCGGCGAGACGGCCGACGACCTGCCCCACATCAGCGGCGTCCACGGCGTCTTCAAGGGCCTGGACGATTTCCTGAAGAACCCCTCCGAGTTCATCAAGGACCGCAAGGAGGACGAGTTCTTCACGCCGGAGCAGTTCCGCGCCTTCTACGAGAAGCAGATCGCCTGCGTCGAGCACCTCGACGGCGTCGTCGGCAAGCTGATGGACCGCTGCCCGGACAACACCTACTTCATGATCATGTCCGACCACGGGGAGCTCTTCGGCGAAGAGGGCTACTTCGGCCACGGGCCGATCTTCCACGAGAAGGTGTTCGAGGTCTTCTTCCTCGAGGGCCGACTGCCCTAG